A genomic region of Pseudomonas abietaniphila contains the following coding sequences:
- a CDS encoding DUF3053 domain-containing protein, with product MNVSFRPHWLLAIALPLALAACGSSEPDQRAAFKQFLQTRIVDKPGVHVPKLTADESKSFGEYVTHYAVITDFNSDMDASVKPLGTLVQKSAVRSLGDVVSRRDDLKAVQSGLNDMATQLKAQQAKADSAHAQLKQPEDLKAVYDSAYDRTVTVPATAFLSVVPQINSTLDSSLKVADYVDAHKAQIEINGAVVKVQDAKVQAELNALLQDLNAQAQSVQKAQARMQTVMLGR from the coding sequence ATGAACGTCTCGTTCCGCCCTCACTGGTTGCTCGCCATCGCGCTTCCGCTCGCACTGGCCGCTTGCGGCAGCAGCGAGCCTGACCAGCGCGCCGCATTCAAGCAATTTCTGCAGACTCGCATCGTCGACAAACCGGGGGTTCATGTGCCCAAACTGACGGCCGATGAATCGAAGTCGTTTGGCGAGTATGTAACCCACTACGCGGTGATCACTGATTTCAACAGCGACATGGACGCCAGCGTCAAACCGTTGGGCACTCTTGTCCAGAAAAGCGCCGTGCGCTCGTTGGGCGATGTGGTTTCGCGCCGTGACGACCTCAAGGCGGTGCAAAGCGGTTTGAACGACATGGCCACGCAACTGAAGGCGCAACAGGCCAAGGCCGACAGTGCCCATGCCCAGCTCAAACAGCCTGAAGACCTGAAAGCGGTTTACGACAGCGCGTATGACCGGACCGTGACTGTCCCCGCCACTGCATTCCTGAGCGTAGTGCCTCAGATCAACAGCACTCTGGACAGCAGTTTGAAGGTGGCCGATTACGTCGATGCCCATAAGGCGCAGATTGAAATCAATGGCGCGGTGGTCAAGGTTCAGGACGCCAAAGTGCAGGCGGAACTGAACGCGCTGTTGCAGGACCTGAACGCACAAGCCCAGAGCGTTCAAAAAGCCCAGGCGCGAATGCAAACGGTCATGCTGGGTCGTTGA
- a CDS encoding nitrilase-related carbon-nitrogen hydrolase, whose translation MRKVLGTFITVVLAILLVSYALWTSKRHAGHYLTDLRIQLVINDGQPGGHGNLLGIQPELFPSDYSSLKRLHRKLAAYLEQARERGLLNDKTVVVLPEHIGTWLLAVDEKSQFYEATTIEEAMNWLSFSNPLLFLDALFHTRGESWLDDVHLRMKSRSMARDYQTVFGGLAKEFGVTLVAGSIVLPNPKVQDGQLLVGTGALYNSSVVFGRDGVPMGQPQRQLFPNRYQRGYIRAGKKAPLNVVETPAGRLATLIGSDSWYPDNHNRLDESGAELIAVPAFVAGTGSWSQPWRDDKHEALAAHLQLGTQPLSEGDAWQRLTLAPMTRVKAGISVFMRGQFWDQGSAGHSFASRGGQSIAEQSVSAAPKGAKPGHGARLINLWL comes from the coding sequence ATGCGAAAAGTTCTTGGCACGTTCATCACAGTGGTATTGGCGATCCTTCTCGTCAGTTATGCGCTGTGGACGAGCAAGCGACATGCCGGCCACTACCTCACAGACCTGCGCATTCAGCTGGTGATCAACGATGGCCAACCCGGCGGGCACGGCAACCTGCTGGGCATTCAACCTGAATTGTTCCCGTCGGATTATTCGAGCCTCAAGCGCCTGCACCGCAAGCTCGCGGCCTATCTGGAGCAGGCTCGGGAGCGAGGTCTGCTCAACGACAAAACCGTCGTCGTACTGCCCGAACACATCGGCACGTGGCTGCTGGCGGTGGACGAAAAATCGCAGTTCTACGAGGCGACGACCATCGAAGAGGCCATGAACTGGCTGTCATTCAGCAACCCGTTGCTGTTCCTCGACGCCCTGTTTCACACCCGTGGTGAAAGCTGGCTGGATGACGTGCACTTGCGCATGAAGTCGCGCAGCATGGCGCGCGATTATCAGACGGTCTTTGGAGGGCTGGCCAAAGAGTTCGGCGTGACGCTGGTGGCCGGCTCCATCGTGTTACCCAACCCGAAAGTGCAGGACGGGCAGCTACTGGTCGGCACCGGCGCGCTGTACAACAGCAGCGTGGTATTCGGACGTGACGGCGTGCCGATGGGTCAGCCGCAACGGCAACTCTTCCCCAACCGGTATCAGCGCGGCTACATCCGCGCCGGTAAAAAAGCGCCGCTGAACGTCGTCGAAACGCCAGCCGGCCGCCTCGCCACACTGATCGGCAGTGACAGCTGGTATCCGGATAACCACAACCGCCTGGACGAGAGCGGAGCCGAGTTGATCGCCGTCCCGGCCTTCGTCGCAGGCACTGGCAGTTGGTCGCAGCCTTGGCGGGACGATAAACACGAAGCGCTCGCGGCGCATCTGCAACTCGGAACACAGCCCTTGAGCGAAGGCGACGCCTGGCAACGCCTGACCCTTGCTCCGATGACGCGCGTCAAAGCCGGCATCAGCGTCTTCATGCGCGGTCAGTTCTGGGATCAAGGCAGTGCTGGTCACAGTTTTGCCAGCCGGGGCGGCCAGAGCATCGCCGAACAATCCGTCAGCGCCGCGCCCAAGGGCGCCAAGCCCGGGCATGGGGCGCGCCTGATCAACCTGTGGTTGTGA
- a CDS encoding AraC family transcriptional regulator, whose amino-acid sequence MNAPRVRLGDLSVGFVHGLAGAIRDLGHDPQPLLDQFGLDPARLAEVGARLSIPRYMRLGHAAIQLTGTPALGLRMGRSSRLSQAGLAGVTAAQAPTVREAARTLIRFEPLYGSNYRGQSSFHEDSEGAWLRFYSISPYNDYNRFVVDSILAGWLHQLSTLAGTEVLAEKIEIEFDAPAYASEYGALSEEPVSFEAGVNQLRLSQRVLGLRNPDHVPGTWRQLLQLCERELEQLTRTRSLRERITQLLGPLLNGGREPDLEEVAARLKLPTWTLRRKLAEEGTRFRAILNDTRRDLAMTYIRDTELAFGEIAYLLGFASAEAFQRAFKRWNGQTPGEFRRSQRHSA is encoded by the coding sequence GTGAACGCGCCCCGGGTCCGCCTCGGTGATCTGTCGGTCGGCTTCGTTCATGGCCTGGCCGGTGCCATCCGTGACTTGGGCCACGACCCGCAACCACTGCTCGATCAATTCGGTCTGGACCCGGCGCGGTTGGCGGAAGTCGGCGCAAGACTCTCGATTCCGCGCTACATGCGCCTGGGCCATGCGGCGATTCAACTGACCGGCACGCCGGCCCTGGGGCTGCGCATGGGGCGTTCGAGCCGGTTGAGTCAGGCTGGACTGGCCGGTGTGACGGCGGCTCAGGCGCCCACGGTAAGAGAGGCGGCGCGCACACTGATCCGTTTCGAGCCGTTGTACGGTTCCAATTATCGCGGGCAGTCGAGCTTTCACGAGGACAGCGAAGGCGCATGGCTGCGCTTCTATTCCATCAGCCCTTACAACGACTACAACCGTTTTGTCGTGGATTCGATTCTCGCGGGCTGGCTGCATCAGCTCTCTACACTGGCGGGCACAGAGGTCCTTGCCGAAAAAATCGAGATTGAATTCGACGCCCCTGCCTACGCCAGTGAATATGGCGCGCTGAGTGAAGAACCCGTGAGTTTCGAGGCGGGCGTCAACCAATTGCGTCTGAGCCAGCGCGTGCTCGGGCTGCGCAACCCGGATCATGTTCCTGGCACGTGGCGGCAGTTGCTGCAGCTGTGTGAGCGGGAACTGGAACAACTCACGCGCACCCGCAGCCTGCGTGAACGCATCACTCAGTTGCTGGGACCGTTGTTGAATGGTGGGCGGGAACCGGATCTGGAGGAAGTGGCAGCACGACTGAAGCTGCCCACCTGGACCCTGCGCCGCAAACTGGCGGAAGAAGGCACGCGCTTTCGCGCGATTCTCAATGACACTCGGCGAGATCTTGCGATGACCTATATCCGTGACACGGAACTGGCCTTTGGCGAGATCGCCTACTTGCTGGGTTTTGCGTCGGCCGAAGCCTTTCAACGCGCCTTCAAACGCTGGAACGGTCAGACCCCGGGAGAGTTCCGCCGCAGCCAACGTCATTCAGCCTGA
- a CDS encoding MFS transporter has product MAVTSPSTATPTIPQSSPLVMRIIGAVALAHLLNDLIQSILPSIYPMLKTSYGLSFTQVGLITLTFQVTASLLQPWVGYYTDRHPNPLVLPVGSLCILAGVLMLATVGSFPLILLAAGLIGIGSSTFHPEASRIARLASGGRFGLAQSSFQVGGNSGSAIGPLLAAAIIIPFGQGHIAYFGLIALFSVGLLYVISRWYKKHLALFKLKAGQAATHGLSKGRVTGALVVLALLVFSKYFYMASFTSYFTFFLIDKFQLTVASSQLHLFMFLAAVAAGTFFGGPIGDKIGRKAVIWFSILGVAPFTIALPYADLFWTSVLSVIIGFILASAFSAIVVYAQELVPGNVGMIAGIFFGLMFGFGGIGAALLGHLADLHGIVYVYTLCSFLPLLGILAILLPRTRR; this is encoded by the coding sequence ATGGCCGTCACCAGCCCCTCGACCGCGACCCCCACGATCCCTCAATCCAGTCCGCTGGTCATGCGCATCATTGGTGCCGTGGCGTTGGCGCACCTGCTCAATGACCTGATCCAGTCGATCCTGCCGTCGATCTATCCGATGCTCAAAACGTCGTACGGCTTGAGTTTTACTCAAGTGGGGCTGATCACCCTGACGTTTCAGGTCACGGCGTCGTTGCTGCAGCCTTGGGTCGGTTATTACACCGACCGCCACCCGAACCCGCTGGTGCTGCCGGTAGGATCGCTGTGCATTCTGGCGGGTGTGCTGATGCTCGCGACCGTGGGCAGTTTTCCCCTGATCTTGCTGGCGGCCGGTCTGATCGGCATCGGCTCGTCGACCTTCCACCCCGAAGCGTCGCGGATCGCCCGACTGGCGTCCGGTGGACGTTTTGGTCTGGCGCAATCCAGCTTCCAGGTCGGGGGCAACAGTGGCTCAGCCATCGGGCCGTTGCTGGCCGCCGCGATCATCATCCCGTTCGGGCAGGGGCATATCGCGTACTTCGGTCTGATCGCCTTGTTCTCGGTGGGGCTGCTGTACGTCATCAGCCGCTGGTACAAAAAGCACCTTGCGCTGTTCAAGCTGAAGGCTGGTCAGGCGGCGACTCACGGACTGTCCAAGGGCCGCGTGACCGGCGCACTGGTGGTGTTGGCGCTGCTGGTGTTTTCCAAGTATTTCTACATGGCCAGCTTCACCAGCTACTTCACCTTTTTCCTGATCGATAAATTCCAGCTGACCGTGGCCAGCTCGCAACTGCACCTATTTATGTTCCTTGCAGCGGTGGCGGCGGGGACGTTTTTCGGTGGCCCGATTGGCGACAAGATCGGCCGCAAGGCGGTGATCTGGTTTTCTATTCTCGGCGTCGCGCCGTTTACGATCGCGCTGCCATACGCCGATCTGTTCTGGACCAGCGTGCTGAGCGTAATCATCGGCTTCATCCTCGCTTCGGCGTTTTCGGCCATCGTGGTTTACGCCCAGGAACTGGTTCCAGGCAACGTCGGCATGATCGCCGGGATCTTCTTCGGCCTGATGTTCGGCTTTGGCGGCATTGGTGCAGCATTATTAGGCCACCTCGCGGATCTTCACGGCATCGTCTATGTCTACACCCTTTGCTCATTCCTGCCGTTGCTTGGCATCCTCGCCATCCTGCTCCCGAGAACCCGACGTTAA
- a CDS encoding MFS transporter, which translates to MTTPAIEQVDPATLRKVIVAAGIGNFVEWFDFAVYGFLATTIAQQFFPSGDASVALLKTFAVFAVAFAFRPLGGLFFGMLGDRIGRKRTLAFTILLMAGATTIIGLLPTYAAIGVTAPVLLTIIRCAQGFSAGGEYAGACAYLMEHAPRGKRAWYGSFVPVSTFSAFAAAAIFAYALEASLSADAMSSWGWRLPFLVAAPLGLVGLYLRWKLDETPAFQAVTEEHAVAHSPLKETLRNHGGAICALGAFISLTALSFYMFTTYFATYLQVAGGLSRATALLVSLIALLFAAVMCPVAGAFSDKVGRRATVITACVLLAVVVYPSFLMASSGSFTGSIVGVMLLATGAVLCNVVTAALLSETFPTRTRYTASAITYNMAYTIFGGTAPLMATWLIGLTGSNLSPAFYLIVIALLGLVGGLALPETSKVSLHDVDGSLARRPAMQPAA; encoded by the coding sequence ATGACCACTCCAGCCATTGAGCAGGTTGACCCTGCCACTTTGAGAAAAGTCATCGTTGCGGCCGGGATCGGCAATTTCGTCGAATGGTTCGACTTCGCCGTGTATGGGTTTCTCGCAACCACCATTGCCCAGCAATTCTTCCCCAGTGGCGATGCCAGCGTGGCATTGCTCAAGACCTTCGCGGTGTTTGCCGTGGCCTTTGCTTTCCGTCCGTTGGGCGGGTTGTTCTTTGGCATGCTCGGGGACAGGATCGGCCGCAAACGCACGCTGGCGTTCACCATCCTGCTGATGGCCGGGGCGACCACGATCATCGGGCTGCTACCGACCTACGCCGCCATCGGTGTGACGGCACCGGTGTTGCTCACGATCATCCGCTGCGCGCAGGGGTTCTCGGCCGGTGGCGAATACGCCGGTGCCTGTGCCTACCTGATGGAACATGCCCCACGGGGCAAACGCGCGTGGTACGGCAGTTTCGTGCCCGTTTCGACCTTCTCGGCGTTCGCCGCAGCGGCGATTTTCGCGTATGCGCTGGAGGCCTCGCTGTCTGCCGACGCCATGAGCAGTTGGGGCTGGCGTCTGCCGTTTCTGGTCGCCGCGCCACTGGGGCTGGTCGGTCTTTATCTGCGCTGGAAGCTCGACGAAACCCCGGCGTTCCAGGCGGTCACCGAGGAACACGCCGTCGCGCATTCGCCGCTCAAGGAAACCCTGCGCAATCACGGTGGGGCGATCTGCGCCTTAGGCGCATTCATTTCGCTGACGGCGCTGTCGTTCTACATGTTCACCACCTACTTCGCGACCTACCTGCAAGTGGCGGGTGGTTTGAGCCGGGCGACTGCGTTGCTTGTGTCGCTGATTGCCTTGCTTTTTGCCGCAGTGATGTGTCCGGTGGCCGGGGCGTTTTCCGACAAGGTCGGGCGTCGGGCGACAGTGATTACCGCCTGTGTCCTGCTGGCGGTAGTGGTGTATCCGTCGTTCCTGATGGCGAGTTCCGGATCGTTCACCGGATCGATCGTCGGGGTGATGCTGCTGGCGACCGGCGCCGTCCTGTGTAATGTGGTGACAGCGGCATTGCTGTCGGAAACCTTTCCGACACGCACGCGCTACACCGCCTCGGCAATCACCTACAACATGGCGTACACGATCTTCGGCGGCACCGCGCCCCTGATGGCGACCTGGCTGATCGGCCTGACGGGCAGCAACCTGTCGCCTGCGTTCTACCTGATTGTGATCGCGCTTCTGGGGCTGGTCGGCGGTCTGGCATTGCCCGAGACCTCGAAGGTGTCGCTGCACGATGTGGACGGCAGCCTGGCCCGGCGTCCAGCGATGCAGCCCGCCGCCTAG
- a CDS encoding 1-aminocyclopropane-1-carboxylate deaminase/D-cysteine desulfhydrase, whose translation MLPPAPLQPLHLDWLRAARIDVAIQRLDLIDPLISGNKWFKLKHHLTAASQAGAEGLISLGGAHSNHLHALAAAGKRFGFATVGLVRGHPVQTPTMLDVQAFGMALHWLGYAGYRARHEPDFWAPWRERYPQLHPVPEGGGGLDGALGCAEIVSQARRQLADLGWEDYDGWWLACGTGTTLAGLVLAESDGHKVYGAMAVPEGHGVAQNIPAILGGSDDQRYELLDASRGGFAKADPELMVFIAECEQQSGIPLEPLYTGKALLALRQAVDARRFAAGSRLIFVHTGGLQGKTAFVAGLGGR comes from the coding sequence ATGCTCCCTCCCGCCCCGCTGCAACCCCTCCATCTCGACTGGCTCCGTGCAGCCCGCATCGACGTCGCCATCCAGCGCCTCGACCTGATCGACCCTCTGATCAGTGGCAACAAGTGGTTCAAACTGAAACACCATCTGACGGCCGCCAGCCAGGCCGGCGCTGAAGGGCTGATCAGTCTAGGTGGCGCGCATTCCAATCACCTTCACGCACTGGCCGCAGCGGGGAAGCGGTTTGGCTTTGCAACGGTCGGGCTGGTGCGCGGGCATCCGGTGCAAACCCCTACGATGCTCGATGTGCAGGCGTTCGGCATGGCGCTGCACTGGCTGGGCTATGCCGGTTACCGCGCCCGGCATGAACCGGATTTCTGGGCGCCGTGGCGTGAGCGTTATCCACAGCTGCATCCGGTTCCAGAAGGCGGTGGCGGGCTGGATGGCGCGTTGGGCTGCGCCGAGATTGTGAGTCAGGCGCGCCGCCAGCTTGCTGATCTCGGCTGGGAGGACTACGACGGCTGGTGGCTGGCCTGCGGTACGGGAACCACATTGGCGGGTCTTGTGCTTGCGGAGTCGGATGGGCACAAGGTGTATGGGGCGATGGCAGTGCCCGAGGGGCATGGCGTTGCGCAGAACATTCCGGCCATCCTCGGCGGGTCCGACGATCAGCGTTACGAATTGCTCGATGCCAGCCGAGGCGGCTTTGCCAAAGCCGATCCCGAGCTGATGGTGTTCATCGCTGAGTGTGAACAGCAGAGTGGTATCCCGCTTGAACCGTTGTACACCGGCAAGGCGTTATTGGCGTTGCGGCAGGCGGTCGATGCTAGGCGTTTTGCCGCGGGCTCCAGGCTGATCTTCGTACACACTGGCGGGCTTCAAGGAAAAACAGCATTCGTCGCGGGCTTGGGCGGACGCTGA
- a CDS encoding NADPH-dependent 2,4-dienoyl-CoA reductase has translation MAAAHYPHLLAPLDLGFTTLRNRTLMGSMHTGLEEKPGGFERMAAYFAERARGGVGLMVTGGIAPNAEGGVYSGAAKLTTPEEADHHRIVTKAVHEAGGKICMQILHSGRYAYSPKQVAPSAIQAPINPFKPKELDEEGIEKQIQDFVTCATLAQTAEYDGVEIMGSEGYFINQFLVAHTNHRTDRWGGSYENRMRLPVDIVRRVREAVGANFIIIYRLSMLDLIEGGSTWEEVVQLAKAIEQAGATLINTGIGWHEARIPTIATKVPRAAFAKVTAKMRGSVSIPLITTNRINTPEIAEQVLAEGDADMVSMARPFLADADFVNKAAAGRGDEINTCIGCNQACLDHTFGGKLTSCLVNPRACHETELNYLPVKQIKKIAVIGAGPAGLAAATVAAERGHAVTLFDSAGEIGGQFNIAKRIPGKEEFYETLRYFGRKLQTTGVDVRLNTRVAVDDLVGKGYDEVILATGIAPRTPTIPGVDNAKVLSYLDVILGRKPVGKSVAVIGAGGIGFDVSEFLVHQGVSTSLDRDAFWEEWGIDGALSARGGVAGIRPHPHAPARQVFLLQRKTSKVGDGLGKTTGWIHRTGLKNKQVQMLNSVEYLKIDDAGLHIRIGAEGEEKLLPVDNVVICAGQDPLRELYDGLQAAGQSVHLIGGADVAAELDAKRAINQGSRLAAEL, from the coding sequence ATGGCCGCCGCACACTACCCGCATTTGCTCGCTCCCCTGGATCTGGGCTTCACGACCCTGCGCAATCGCACGTTGATGGGCTCCATGCACACCGGTCTTGAAGAGAAGCCGGGCGGCTTTGAGCGGATGGCGGCCTACTTTGCCGAGCGGGCGCGTGGCGGTGTCGGCCTGATGGTCACGGGCGGGATCGCGCCCAATGCCGAAGGCGGGGTGTATTCCGGCGCAGCCAAGCTGACCACGCCTGAAGAGGCCGATCACCATCGCATTGTCACCAAGGCCGTTCACGAGGCTGGCGGCAAAATTTGCATGCAGATTCTGCACTCGGGCCGTTATGCCTACAGCCCCAAGCAGGTTGCGCCCAGCGCGATTCAGGCGCCGATCAACCCGTTCAAGCCCAAGGAACTGGATGAGGAGGGCATCGAGAAGCAGATTCAGGACTTCGTGACCTGCGCGACCCTGGCCCAGACCGCCGAGTACGACGGTGTCGAAATCATGGGCTCGGAAGGCTATTTCATTAACCAGTTCCTCGTGGCGCACACCAACCACCGGACCGACCGCTGGGGCGGCAGCTACGAAAACCGTATGCGCCTGCCGGTGGACATCGTGCGTCGGGTGCGCGAGGCCGTTGGCGCGAACTTCATCATCATCTATCGCTTGTCGATGCTTGATCTGATCGAAGGCGGCAGCACCTGGGAAGAAGTGGTGCAGTTGGCCAAGGCCATCGAACAGGCTGGCGCAACCCTGATCAACACCGGCATCGGCTGGCACGAGGCGCGTATTCCCACCATCGCCACCAAGGTGCCGCGTGCGGCGTTCGCCAAGGTGACCGCGAAGATGCGCGGTTCGGTGTCGATTCCGCTGATCACCACCAACCGCATCAATACGCCGGAAATCGCTGAGCAGGTGCTGGCCGAAGGCGATGCCGACATGGTGTCCATGGCGCGTCCATTTCTCGCGGACGCCGATTTCGTCAACAAGGCCGCGGCCGGTCGCGGTGACGAAATCAACACCTGCATCGGTTGCAACCAGGCGTGCCTGGATCACACCTTCGGTGGCAAGCTCACCAGTTGCCTGGTCAACCCGCGCGCGTGTCACGAAACCGAGCTCAACTACCTGCCGGTCAAGCAGATCAAGAAGATCGCGGTGATTGGGGCCGGTCCGGCGGGTCTCGCAGCGGCCACCGTCGCCGCAGAGCGTGGGCATGCCGTGACGCTGTTCGACTCGGCCGGCGAAATCGGCGGTCAGTTCAATATCGCCAAACGTATCCCGGGCAAGGAAGAGTTCTACGAGACCCTGCGCTACTTCGGTCGCAAACTCCAGACCACCGGTGTCGATGTGCGTTTGAACACCCGCGTCGCGGTCGACGACCTGGTGGGCAAGGGGTATGACGAGGTCATTCTGGCGACCGGTATCGCCCCTCGGACTCCGACCATTCCAGGCGTCGACAACGCCAAGGTGCTGAGCTATCTGGACGTGATTCTGGGGCGCAAACCGGTGGGCAAATCTGTGGCGGTGATTGGCGCGGGTGGCATCGGGTTCGACGTCTCCGAGTTCCTCGTGCATCAGGGCGTCTCCACCAGTCTGGACCGCGACGCGTTCTGGGAAGAGTGGGGCATCGATGGTGCGTTGTCGGCGCGCGGTGGTGTCGCCGGGATCAGACCTCATCCGCATGCGCCTGCACGTCAGGTGTTCCTGCTGCAGCGCAAGACCTCGAAGGTCGGTGATGGCCTGGGTAAAACCACTGGCTGGATTCATCGCACGGGGCTCAAGAATAAGCAGGTCCAGATGCTCAACAGCGTCGAATACCTGAAGATCGACGATGCCGGGTTGCACATCCGCATCGGCGCGGAGGGCGAGGAGAAGTTGCTGCCGGTGGATAACGTGGTGATCTGCGCAGGCCAGGACCCGCTGCGTGAACTGTACGATGGCTTGCAGGCCGCAGGTCAGAGCGTGCACCTGATCGGTGGTGCCGACGTCGCGGCTGAGCTCGACGCCAAGCGCGCGATCAACCAGGGCTCGCGACTGGCGGCAGAGCTGTAA